The genomic segment GTGGGTCAGGGCAGCAGGTCAGACCCGCTGACACCATCCTGATTCATCACAGTAGCAATAGATTATCAATGAGATAATGAGGTATGAGTAGATGCTTCCTGCTTGGCTGTACATTTGACTGTAGGAATAAAAaggtgttttaatgtgtttcttgATTAAAAATGTGCCATTCCAGGTATCCTGGAGTTCTTCCACCATCAGCTCAAGGATATCATTGAGTATGCTGAGCTGAAGACAGATGTCTTCCAGAGTTTAAGGGAGGTGGGAAACGCCATCCTCTTCTGCCTGCTCATCGAGCAAGCCCTGGTAAAATGTTCTCCTTTGCAAATTGTCCACTTCCCGTCTTACAGTTACGCCATTATTATACTCCTGTTCCCCTTACCTTCtcctttatgtttttatttctgtactttGCTATATTAGTTGTCTCCCCCCTACTCCACTGCCTTCCCAGACTTTCCACTATTCATTCCTTCTGTGGTCCCTGAGCATGATCAGTGAGCGGGGCCACTAACGTATATAGCTTTCCTGACTGCCATGTTTTTATGTGGGTGAGCAATAACCTGGGTGCCTGAAGGTTTCTGGCTAATCTATGGGGTTGATTCACATCCTGAATCACAACTCACGGGTGGAAACTGTCAGGCCCCCAGTCCGAGTGCCCCCAAGTGTGTTTgatctttgatgtttttttttctgaaatacaaTTCTATTTTTCATTACACGCTGGCAACTACCACAGGTGGTAAGGATTTAGGTCTTGTCGTTAGTATCAAAATAACACAGAGACCGAatatatctttctctcttttatctcttgTTGGTTTGggctgctgtgtttctgttcttctcttttccaCCATGTTAGTTTGGCACACACGGTTTCACCTCCAATCAGCCATGGAAGCAAAAGGACTGGGACACTAGGATTTAAGTGtcgttttcatttttgacacaaaAGCCTACACAAGTAAAAAGTGAAGACAGACATTCGATCAAGACCATGTAATAAgtcatcaaaaaacacacacagtctttatGTCCTTGTCTTCCATGGAAGAGGTGATAATACATTTTTGGCTGGTTGTTGGTATAGTCTTGTGCTTAACTCTGCACTTCTGCCTCCATACTCTCTTCTGACTCTGGGCGCTTGTAATGCCTGTCTACATAACACTACCTCAGCTGTCACTCTTTCTACCATTTCTTTCTGACTCCACTGACCTGTATATAtagggtgtttgtgtgtatgttggttTGGACTGCCTGTGcgtgtgtagatgtgtgtgtgtttgtgtgtgtgtgtgggcgcgcgcgtgtgtgtgtgtgtgtgtttggccgTGTGTATGTGCCTTGCTTTTATCATTGCATGGCTCTCTCTTCTCATTCATCATCCTTTAGCCGAGGTTTCAAGATGCTGCTTCTGGGCGTTTTAGTTTGATTTGTAGCTTGTTGCCTTGACTAACAATTGCTATGACAACCATCAAGCTAAGTAAGCTGGACAAGTAAGCGTTATCCCACAACTTCACACAGCtaaaatacacactgacattttatccATAGGGATGAGAGTTTATTAAGATGGCTGTAAACTTGACCTCTTGTTGCTAAACCAGATTAGATGGAATTTTGTACTAAGAGCGTGACAAATTATAATCCTGCTAATGTTGGCCTGTCATCATGGCTTGATAAACATAGCCCCATGATACCAACTAGATGTACTTACTCAGTTATCCCCATCTCTGCATAAGATGGAGATAGATGCTGGTTAATCTCTCACCATACTTCTACGGTATGGAGCTCGTGGCAGTTTTCGTAACACTTTAGTCATTTAAAAGTACGTCTCAAAAGCTTTAGGTCTTAGTTGTAGCACGACACGGTAAAGACTGATGTTGAGACTAAGTTAAGGAATTCAGCAACATCAACATCACCTCATTGCTACCTGCATGCTCCGTCAGGGTGTCCGTAATGCAAAGGGGGTGATGTTCCCGATTAAAGtgatctgtttttgtgttgtgcttGAATCTTAGTCGCAGGAGGAAGTGTGTGATCTGCTTCATGCCGCCCCCTTCCAGAACATTCTGCCCAGAGTCTACATCAAAGGTATACAAAAGAGCAAGAAACAATAAATTACAGGCAGatgggtaaaaataaataaataaaataataagattaCTCAGATCCAGTCCAGTGCCATTGATTCACAGTATGTATCTTTTTGTACAGCATGTACATGTCCttccttgtgtttgtgtgttacacAGAGGGAGAGCGTCTGGAGGTGAGGATGAAAAGGCTGGAAGCGAAGTACGCCCCTCTCCACCTCGTGCCTCTAATTGAGAGGCTGGGAACCCCTCAAGTGAGTGAGGATGGACATAAAAGCAGACCGATGAGGAAAAATCTGATCcattgaattatttattttgttattatttttgttgtgtctctCTTGTGTATTGTCATACTTAAATATTGTGGCTGTTCTTCCTACCAGCAAATTGCCATTGCCCGTGAGGGAGACCTGCTGACCAAAGAACGCCTGTGCTGTGGCCTTTCCATGTTCGAGGTCATCCTGACGCGCATCCGCAGCTTCCTGCAGGATGGGGTGTGGCGCGGGCCCCCGCCCACCAACGGTGTGATGCATGTCGATGAGTGTATGGAGTTCCACCGCCTGTGGAGTGCCATGCAGTTTGTCTACTGCATCCCTGTGGGCACACATGAGTTCACGGCAGAGTAAGTAACATCTGGCTggtgtgtgtacagtacatgcgTGTGCAGATATGTAGTATTGTACACAAGTCATAAGAGTATGAAGTGAGCCTGGTTTGCCAAAATTGAATGCAGATGCTCTCTAAATAGTaggttatactgtattttaccCTGAGTTTGCTTGTGCATCACTTTAATGGAAACATAACACCCGTGTTGTATGTGCTTTGCCTTCCAGGCAGTGCTTTGGGGATGGGCTGAATTGGGCCGGCTGTGCCATCATTGTGCTGTTGGGACAGCAGCGTCGTTTTGACCTCTTTGATTTCTGCTACCACCTGCTCAAAGTCCAAAGACAGGACGGCAAGGATGAGATCATCAAAAATGTGGTGGGTATATTATATCCTATACATTAACTCACACACCTAAACAGACTAGTTGATATTTGACAAATTTTTTCTGCGTCTGTATAATTTAAATACACCCATTCTTGTCTGTTTTCCTTGACAGCCCCTGAAGAAGATGGCAGACCGCATTAGGAAGTACCAGATCCTCAACAATGAGATCTTTGCCATCCTGAACAAGTACATGAAAGCGGTGGAGACGGATAGTTCCACTGTGGAGCACGTTCGCTGTTTCCAGCCTCCTATACACCAATCCCTGGCTACCACCTGTTGAAAAAGACCCTTCTCACAtagtgcacagacacacacacactcaaacacacacacacacacacacacacagacacacaacctcCCCATAGCTGTGATACTTATTTCTGCCTCTTGCTGGTCTTGTAGAGGTATAGATTACCACAATGGCTCTCCACAGGCTGTAAGAATCCAAAGACAAAGCCTCTCAAACTGCTCCCCTGTCTTAACTATGACTGCCTTTGGATTCTTTAATCCCATAGAAGTGGACCAGGCCAGAGGTGGAAGTGTATATTcacaccttttctttttattttactttctgtGTGGCTCTCACTCAGACTCATGCATGCCTTCTCATACTCCCTAAGCTGCACTTCTATGGATTGGACCACTGACACAATGCCAAAGAGTAGGTCTATCGTGTAATCTGAAGCGCTCTTTGGCTCCCCTTGTTTGAAGTAACACCTTTTCTCAGTCATAAACACCTTTCAGAATTTCCAATCAAGAGCTGATACAAAAAGACAAGAGTAAATCTAACAAGGTTTAAATCAAGTGCTAAATAATGCAACGAATAACTAATTTTCtaagttatataaagttatttcAAGTGCAACGTGGTGCTCATAAGTGCTACTACAGCTACTAACAGTACCAGCACAGGCACCAGTACACGTGCTATCATTATGCTCGCCCTCTATATGGCCCAAACCTTTTCATCCTGATACGTTTCAAACTCCTCATCACTTATTTGTATAATAATCTGAACTGCCCATTGCCATGATACATAGTGTATATCATGATGCATTTGAATACTTCTTCATGACTTCTTCTACACCTGCTTGATTTCAAGGCAATGAAGgtaaattgcatttttgatttgcttttattCATCTTACCCTCCAGTCTGGTTTTCTTGCTTCCTCCTGACACATTTATATTCGGTACCAATACCACTGTAAATTTCACTGTTAAACAAAGTGAATTGTTGAGTGTTGtaattgttcttgtttttaattattaatattttaatttacacattcTTGGTATACTTGCCTCTCTACTACTGACTGGAAACCTCATcgactgttttatttttctctctttttgtctgttggAAAGATTTTTTATATGCTGAACATGAATACAGTGATATTATTTACAATTTGGAAAACACACATCTTCATCTGGGtaaatgtgtttgctttttaaagatgaaaaaaaaaacaaaacaaaacgtaacAAGACTAGAAAATACCTCTAGGTTGTATAAAGACAGTGCTGTACTACATTAACCTGTTTTGAGTGTGACTGGATGATGCTGGTTTAGCAGACCTATGAAACATAAACTCTGCAcataaaggaacaaaaaaaaatcctaattaaaatgtcagttataATTAAAGGGCAGTTTCCTAAATATAGTCAGTATTTACTATTAATGGATTTTTGCTTTAGATTTAGCAGTGttattaaaatatgcaaaacttatccccatttttttcatatgaagGGAAACGACTCCTTCCCAAAACAGCCCTCTGATCGTTTTCTGCTCCGTTTTGAACGAGGAAAGTTTCTTTTTGTAACTTCACTGcctttttatcatatttattcaACTCCAACTTCTTGTTCATTTAAAGGTTAATCTCGTAAAAATGAAGGTACCAATGTATCATCTTGAAACCTTAGCATGGCAAGTGTAATTTATTGTCATCGATGGCTCCATTTGTGACATGAGGCTTTGTTTATGATATTGTTGTACAAGTGTCCATGTTTTCAAGTacaaaaaatggagaaaagagtATAACATGTACAACAATGGTCCTGCAAAGGATTTGAAATTATGTTGTAtttccatgaaataaaaaaaatgtttaactgaaAAAGGGAAGTTGTATTTACGATATGTTTTCAGTGGGTTCTACCTTTAAGTGCAGTATTAAAGTTGTCAACAGACTTGTCTCTTCAGGTTCTTCTGGGCCTTTCCTCTTACACAGATAACTTGATTAGCTGGATAGGTTGGTTGACTAACTTGCACTTGCAAACAGGGCCATAGGACACTAGGGACACGTCATTGGTAATATTTTTGGGAGTTCTGGGGGGTTCAATGACGTGAGGAAAATTTAAGAGGAGTTTAAATTCTTTGATTAGACATACACTTGTATGGGTGACAAACTAAAAgacaaacctgaaaaatgagtggagaaacaggatgacaatgcccccacccatagggcacgaggggtcactgaatgatttgatgagtatgaaaataatgtgaatcatTTGCAGttaccagatctcaacccaattcAGCACCtctgggagattttggactgatgtgtttagacagtgctctccgccaccatcatcaaaacaccaaatgatgcaatatcttttggaagaatgtcCATCTCTCCACTAGAGTCGAgggacttgtagaatcaatacACGTGGTGGTcaaacaccttactaagacactttgtGTTGgcctttcctttcatttgtcagctgtctttattacacatttttcttttcaaggcAGACTTTGattcttttaatattaaaaatctcaaaaattacaattttatgGCAAAAACAAGGTATTTTGTATTCTTCACTAGTGTTACATACTTGGCACTgtagaaaaagttttaaaaaaatatttttttctgatcctTCTTAAATACCTCGAAAATTTCGCAGGTCAGTAAGGTCTGTTTCGGAAAATTTAGACTCATGGTTTCTGTATTgctaaaatgttgatgtttgtaATGGTAATACTAATGTTAAATTACCTTTTGGTACACAAAGTCCACATCGTTTTTTATGGTTTACAGCCAGACACGATACAATTTTTAATGATTCTTAATGAATATAGTGGAAATTCGACATTTGATGGGAGAACAAGAAAGATGTCTTTTTGGAAACACAGTGTTGCGTATGTGTGAAGCCCTGTGGCAGATTGGCTACCTGCAGCACGAACCCcaccccacctccacctccacctccacctccacacaGGATAATTGGTCATAGGTAATTGATTGATAGATATTATGAATATTACCACTAAATTATAATGCTGccatacatacattcacacacacacacacacacacacacacacacacacacacacacacacacacacacacacagttgaatccATTACTCGTTTAGCAGAAAGGTTGGAGTGAAAATGTGAGGCGATGACGGACGGGAGCGACGGCGTCACCCGGGACTGGATGCCCATTGGCCCCACGTACGTGAACGTACGTCTGACgttatttttgaaatttcagcGGTGGGGCGTCTGTTGTGGTGAGTCAGCGGGAGCTGCGCTGCAGCCTTGTCGATACGGCTAGAAATTCAAAATCAGTACGTACACTGGCtgagaaatgtctttttcaaGAGCCCCTCTGAAAAGGTTCAACGAGCACGTAGGTAAGTAACGTCAAAAAGCTAATAGCTAGTAGCATGTCGGCAAATTATACACCTGGGTGAAGTTATTCAGCGGTAAGTAGCTTATGTTAGCTGATGTATGTTAGGTAGGCGGCAAACGTTACACTTTGTCGGTGTAGTATACTGTTAGGTTCACTTAAGTGATTGGAAACgagtaaaaacaaagcaagcaGGTAGGCTAGACATTTGAGCTAACAAATAAGTAGCATCAGTGTTTGCTTGACGCTAACCTAGCCAACGTTGTGCTTTTGGCGGAAGGTTGTGCCCCTCCACCGGGGTCCTATGAGATTAAAACCGGGGACCTCAAGGGAGCTGCGTCCTTCGACAAATCTGATCGATTCCGACCTCTTAAGGCAGGTGGGTAAATCTGATAAGCACAATacaacaaggaaagaaaacaaagaaataaccTAATCTAGAACCTAATGTCTTGCCCCACTTATTTCCATTGCCTGTGGCTCTAGCTGCTGGGGCTGCTCTGCCACCACCATCGCCTTCCAGAAATGTCCTGGTGTCACCTGTCCGTAGGACTTTGTCTGTTGATGGTCTTGTAAGTTTTCTGTTACTTCAGCATGTAATAATGCCAATCATATGGCTTTTTAATAAACAGATCTGCTTGTCGTACAACTGCCTCACAATTTTTTATGTCTTGTCTAAACTTAGGTTGAAGGGTCAAGtgtaaagaaagagaagaatgGCATGACCatggaaagaaaacagcagaaactcCTGGAGAAAGAGGTACACTTCATCCTGTGTCATTGGTTAACCACAAAATGTTATTGGTAGTTGGTTCCTGTTACTCTGAAAAAACCAACAGATGTTAACATCGTAATTGCTTCTGTTTTGTGGGAGTCAAACACTTAGCTTTGCATTCTTACAGATAAGGTCCCTGGTGCAGCAGCGAGGAGAGCAGGATCGTCGGTTGCTGGCCCTGgaagaggagctgaagaagGGGGAGGCCAAGCTGCTGGCCGCAGTCAGGGAGAGGACAGGCCTCGCTGCCACTGTTACAACACTTGAAAGACAGCGGGCTGAGCTCAAGAAAGTCAATGAGTTCCTAAAAAACAAggtgtgtttggttttgatgcttacttgtgtttatttttatatatatatgtgtaaagTTCTGTGTGAAAAGTGtgactgaggttttttttttttttttttaaaggtttctgCTGACACTACAAAAAAGAGAATCAATTCACTAACAATGGAGTTAATGGAAGCAAGGAACACTTTGGATGTTAAAAACAAGGTATGACCTCTGTACACGTACTCCCTTCATTATTCTGTAAAATTCTTCAATCTTGGTTTATTCACAGCTAAACATTAAGTAACAGTGTAGGAACACATTTTAGATGCATTAGTTTGTGCTGATGTATAATATTGCATGTGCGTGGATGTCCAGGAGTTAAGTGTCCTTCAGATTAACACTGAAGGCCATCTGAAGGTGCTTGAAACTGACCTCCAAGCTGCCAGGGCTACTGCCACAGCTCTAAAGGACAGGAACAAAGACTTGGGTAAGATTTATGTACATACATTGCTACCAGGGagacaaatgtgttttccaGCATATGTAGATTAACTAATcggtgtttttacttttttactttttttatagAGGACCTCCATCAAGTGACAAAAATCCAGAATGAACAGCTGGAAAATGAGAATGCTAGGTTACATGGTGAGTTCTGTGTatggcatgtttttttctttacaaccCTTTGTTCATGTTGACCTGTGACTGTaaggaaaatacacattttcaacATCTGTGGCCTGTATTCTGCCCATAAAGATGCATGTATGTCCCTAGTACTGCCCTTAATGTACAACTAACATGAACGTTGCAGGTAACACAAgttctgcttgtgtttttgggTTTGCTTGCTTATTACCACCCAAaattctgtgttgttttccagCTGTAATACGTGAGCTAAGGGAGGAGATCAGAGTTGTGCAGGGATACCTGGACGAAGCCAATGACCAGATccaggttttttaaaaaaaggcctaTATGAAATAATCACCCAAAAGTGGACATCTTTCTTCCATATTTTAATCATACTTTGTGAAAGAAATGCTTGatctatttgtgtgtttgtaggatCTCCGCTTGAAGCTTCAAGAAAACACACTGGAGAACACTTTTGCAGGTTCTCAGCTGAAGACAGTAAAGTAAGCAAATGCCTAATGATTCCTCCAAGCAAGTTAGATCTCAACTGTACACCATGACACTCATTTGGCACTTCTCCACAGGCAACTAGAAACCAAACTAGAGCAGCGCACAACTGAGCTAGAAACCACTCAAGATATGCTGAGACATAATGAGAAGGAGGCACAGAGATTCCAGCAAGAGATGCGGGTGTCCAAGGATTCCTTATGGGAGATGGAGAAGAGGTTGGAGAACCAAGACATGAAGCTTAAGTCTGCCCAGAGGTCAGTGAGTGACATGGAGGAGCAAATGAAGTTGGCCAACCAAGAAGTTCACAACTCTCAAGCAACAGTCCGGCAGCAGGAGGCAGAGCTTGCCAGACTAAGGGAGGTGCTCAGACGGACGGAGAAGGAACTGGATGAGAGAGTGGCACATCTTGTACAGCGGTGTCTTTTctctgaggaagagagaagtATGTTTACCAAGATCCTGTTacaatgttaatttattttgcaaaaattaaTTGACAGTTATATGATGCATGTATTGTATGTactttgttgtttggttttagGCAAGACTCAGGAGGAGGGGCTGAAGAGAGTACAAGAGTTAAAGACAGAGCTCAACTTGCTAAAGGAGAGTAAAAGAGATGAGAAACAGAGCTATATTCAGCTTCAGCAAGAACATGCTGCTCTTACTGAGGAactggagaaagaaaaggttaCAAAAACGTTTTCGCTTACATTTcatattctttttaaattagtgCAATGACACTTAAGCCATAACGtactgttttctattttctacAGGCGCTTGTAGACTCACTGTCTGTGCTGgtggagcaagagagagaggagtccGAGGAGCGGTTTAGACAGTTAAAAGATGAGCTGGAGGAGGTGCTGGGAGAGCTCGCTGTCTTAGAGGAGCAGGAACAGACGaggcaggaggtggtggagaaaAGTCAGGAGGCCCTCCAGAGGTTGCAGGAggaaaacaatgagctggagAGACAACTGAGTGATACCAGTGCAATGATGGAGGGGTGAGTGTCCAAAGGCCAAATAAACTGATTgattaaaaagtgtttacagaacaaaacaggaaaagtgAAACTTACATGtccaaacattttcaacacaagAATCAAGATGTAGTTTGAAAGTCATACTTACATTGAAGATGTCCTGCTCactacaagtttttttttttttttttttggtagttaTCACTGTGTTACTATTTAGAGTCACAGGCTGCTGGGAACACGTCGGAGCATACACTGAGTTTAAAgtagagaaaaataattgacaggTTGCCAGTCCATCACAGGTTTGACATAGACAGTGTGGGTCACTGTCTATATCTGTGTATGAGCAATTTCAAGTTTGCAAGTCACCTCACTACCATGTCTTTGGAATATGACGAGAACAAGGGTAATTGGAGgagagcatgttttttttgcttttattagaCAGTTGTGAGTAGAGACGGACTGAAAataatgaggagaaaaaaatagtaGGCTTGACAATCAGCATATATCTTGTGCCAAATTTAAACTGAAGTTGGCAGTTTTGAAACTAAGACTTCAACTAACAGTGATTTCAAAACTGAATTTGGCagttattttctggattaattgattagttgtttagttagtctatgaaatgtggTAAAGTAGTGAAAAGTCCCCATCACAATTGCTCAGAGGTCAGGATGATGCCTTGAAATGTCTAGTTTGGTTGAACCAGCTTTCCAAAACcctgtttggcttttttgcttataaaatgacataaatgatttattgatttccaaaatatctgcagattattttttctctcaatcaaatattagaaaaaaaacaaaataaaaaactgttaGATAGGAATCTTACGATGATGCTTGTATCACTTCCATGACATCGTGAACTATGTGTTATAGGGTGGAAAAGTCAAGATACCTACTTTTAACACATACAAAATGTGTGCCTTTCATTTGTAGTAAGAGCAATGATGTggcagcatttagcagccatGAGAGAACTCCAAGaagcacacacaagctcacTGAGCGAGATAGGAGGCACTGTCACAGAGTTGGAAATTTGAGCGCTTGTGTGTCAGTATTCCTGGAAAATCATTGTGATTTGTGTTGGCATTTAGTTTAAGATTCTGTCAGTGTGTAAGCATTGCAGACTGCTTGTCTTACTTTTCAGTGCCAAAGAGGCTCTgaagggagcagaggagagacagaaagaactGGAAGAGGAGGCAGCAAGAGTGACCcagcagatggaggaggaaatCGACAAAGTGGTTaaacagaaagaagaggagatcAAGAGAATGAGGAATGGATTAGAGGAGCACCAGGAGAGACAGTTAGCTGAAGCAAAAGCAAAGGAGGAGAATGCAAAGTATGCTTCAAATTCACTTTCAGTCTTTAGTGAAGTAATTGTCACTTTTCCaccatttttatgtttcatttttccttGACTTGATAGAATGTTGCTGGAGGTGCAGGCTTGCCTTGCACAGAAAGATGAGGAGATGAAGTCCATGGAGATGAACCACGCTGGTCTGATCCGTCAGCTACAGCAGGAGCTACAGCTGCAgacaaaggagaaagaagaggctCTGGGATATCTAGAGGAACAGAGAGGTCAGAGTGTTACTCAGCTCCAAATTGAGAAGGAAAAGGCAAAGAAACTACGACAGGAGGTCAGCctggaaaaagaggaaataatggAACAGCTccaacaagaaagaaaagagagagttaAAATTCAGACAACCCTTcaggaggaaaggagagcaTTGGAGGTTGAAAAGAGAGACCACCAGCAGTTCAGGTCAGAAGTGCTCAGACTACAGGCAGTTCTTGAGAGAGTAGACGAGGAAAAGAAGAGTCTTCTGTCTCAAGCAGAACTAAAGGACCAGTCCAGGCTCGCTCTTGAAAATCAACTGAACTTGGCGACACAGGAGAGAAATCAGCTTCAGTCTCGCCTAGATGATGTTGAACAAGAGTGTTTGAGCTTCCAGGCCAAATTACACCTTATGGAACACCTGCAGTGTGAGCAGGTAGAAGTACTGACTCAGGAGAAGGTCACACTGCAGTGGGAGATGGAGGAGCAGCGACAGGAACTCCAAAGACAAATAACTGAAGCACAAGAGAGGAGGTGagtttttggtgtgtgtgtgtgtgtgtgcgtgcgtgtgtttgtgagagagagagagtgtgtgtgttttggagttgtttgttgttgttgtgttgtcgATTTGCAACTTTTAACTCCTCATTCCTATCTTCTAAGCTCCCCAAGTTCAGAGACAGAACATTGGAGGCAACAATATGAGGAGCTGTTTGCTAAAGTCAGGCCCTTCCAGGTCAGTCATTTCCACTTCACTTAAGTAAATTGTAAAATCTCAGGATATCCCAGAACATCTTTCCTTAAAGCCGCACTAATCATTAATTTGCCTTAACAATGGAAAGAagtttaatgtgaaaggtgcCACTCTTAGTGATGAAACCACAATCATCACCTTTCTACTGTTCTACTTAGCTTTGAGGAGCATTtgagtgtctttcagctcatagttttggttttaagaaATGCAGTTTCACAGTGTTGATTCAATCTCACCACTCTCCAGCCAGagcacagctgttttcaggaaaaaacaaaacaaaaaccagtcTGAGAGACCCACTGTACGTTGCATGCTccacaccaaacagcagacagacaaactagctggtgaacatagtgaagaGCTGGAATTTTTCCCTCAGCAGTTGGAGAGATGTATTTGTGGACATTAGTCAGGTGGCTAGAACTACAAATCCAAATCTCTGCTCAATTTGGACagttgtttgctaacatgtttgccatatAACGGTGATAATGTTGTGTGTCACTGTTGTTTACACTTTGTtgcgctgcccccaagtggccaaaacaaTCAGTTCATGCCGGTTTAAGTTAATAAATGTATGAACCCTCTcaatgttgatgttgttgtatGCCCATAGGAACAGCTTGATGCATTTGCAGCAGAACGAAATGCACTACTTAATGAGAATGGGGCAAACCAGGAGGAGTTAAACAAGCTGGCTGATGCTTATGCTCGCCTGCTGGGCCACCAGAACCAGAAGCAGAAGATCAAACATGTGGTAAAGCTGAAAGATGAGAACATCTCCCTGAAACAGGTAAAACATGAGAGCAGCAATGTCTGCTTTccaaaacacgcacacacattttgtCTCAAGCTCAAGGGCTTGTTCTTCATCCCTCttttttgtgtctgcatgtgcgtgcgtgtgtgtctgtgtctttgtgtgtgtctgtgtctgtgtctttgtgtgggtgtgtaggaGGTGTCTAAGCTTCGCTCCCAGGTGAGCCGGCAGAAGAGTGATCTGGAGCAGCTGAAGTCAAAGCTCCCCAGTGCTTCTCGCCGCAGGTTTGATCCCAGCAAAGCTTTCCAACATGATAAGGAGAACAGGCAAACTGAAGCAACTGAACCTCTTCAAGAAGGTAAGCAGTAAACTGACCCCTCACTGCAACACCCTATATGACAAGATAAGAGATAAGAATTGAATCATTTTTGTTGatgattttcatctttttttgtgtggaagcctaattctttgtttgtttttgtcagggAATCATTATGACTAATGGAGCTCTTCTGCCAAACAAGAACTGACAACTAATTGGCTGACA from the Xiphias gladius isolate SHS-SW01 ecotype Sanya breed wild chromosome 23, ASM1685928v1, whole genome shotgun sequence genome contains:
- the hmmr gene encoding hyaluronan mediated motility receptor, giving the protein MSFSRAPLKRFNEHVGCAPPPGSYEIKTGDLKGAASFDKSDRFRPLKAAAGAALPPPSPSRNVLVSPVRRTLSVDGLVEGSSVKKEKNGMTMERKQQKLLEKEIRSLVQQRGEQDRRLLALEEELKKGEAKLLAAVRERTGLAATVTTLERQRAELKKVNEFLKNKVSADTTKKRINSLTMELMEARNTLDVKNKELSVLQINTEGHLKVLETDLQAARATATALKDRNKDLEDLHQVTKIQNEQLENENARLHAVIRELREEIRVVQGYLDEANDQIQDLRLKLQENTLENTFAGSQLKTVKQLETKLEQRTTELETTQDMLRHNEKEAQRFQQEMRVSKDSLWEMEKRLENQDMKLKSAQRSVSDMEEQMKLANQEVHNSQATVRQQEAELARLREVLRRTEKELDERVAHLVQRCLFSEEERSKTQEEGLKRVQELKTELNLLKESKRDEKQSYIQLQQEHAALTEELEKEKALVDSLSVLVEQEREESEERFRQLKDELEEVLGELAVLEEQEQTRQEVVEKSQEALQRLQEENNELERQLSDTSAMMEGAKEALKGAEERQKELEEEAARVTQQMEEEIDKVVKQKEEEIKRMRNGLEEHQERQLAEAKAKEENAKMLLEVQACLAQKDEEMKSMEMNHAGLIRQLQQELQLQTKEKEEALGYLEEQRGQSVTQLQIEKEKAKKLRQEVSLEKEEIMEQLQQERKERVKIQTTLQEERRALEVEKRDHQQFRSEVLRLQAVLERVDEEKKSLLSQAELKDQSRLALENQLNLATQERNQLQSRLDDVEQECLSFQAKLHLMEHLQCEQVEVLTQEKVTLQWEMEEQRQELQRQITEAQERSSPSSETEHWRQQYEELFAKVRPFQEQLDAFAAERNALLNENGANQEELNKLADAYARLLGHQNQKQKIKHVVKLKDENISLKQEVSKLRSQVSRQKSDLEQLKSKLPSASRRRFDPSKAFQHDKENRQTEATEPLQEGNHYD